In the Triticum aestivum cultivar Chinese Spring chromosome 2B, IWGSC CS RefSeq v2.1, whole genome shotgun sequence genome, TGTTCGGGAGATGCAGTCAGAGCTCCACTCCAGCAGGGTTTCTGCTTAGAATCGATTTCTGGGCTCGGCTTCTCATCAAGTTGATGGCAGACAGGAGCCCAATTCAGATTTAGTCCTTTCTTGTATTGTGGTAAAAAAAAAGGTGTGCGCAAAGCTTGAACCGTCGAAAGATCAGGCGGGATTGTGGTTGTATTGGTTCTTTATACCAGACTGTTAAACTGTGTCCTCCAGTGCACTGTTCAATTGACTGACGCTgtgaaaaaaaggaaagaagaaaaatgCAATTAGCCAGACTTGAAACCGTGTCCTTCAGTTCAATTGACTGACTTGCGGCTTGTGCGAATTCAATTCAAACTGAGAGAAAACACATGAAACATGATGTCCGACCAGGCAAAATAATTCCAAGTTCCAAATAGATCTGTAATAATGAACTCAAGGCAGAAACACAACAAGATGGAAAGCAGAGAAGATCAGAACATGATCTAGCTTGTTGAACTCATTGCATTTCGATCAGAAAAAATGGCTTTAAAGTTTGGAATCTCATGATGCACCAACAGGTCTATCTGTATACAAATATCCATTTATTACTTTGAAACTTATACAAGCCCTGTAAACTTCAACGGTCACATAAAATATTCAACACAATAAAAGGTTGCAACGGAGCCCTTCATGGCCAGCCAGCATCTCACACCACTTTCACTAGCCTCTTCCCCACTGTCATCCAACAACTTACAGGACAGCACATAAAACATTCTACCCTGCTATTAGGAAAACCTACACTGACCCGAAACACGAAATAATAGGATGGATGCAGTCTCATTAACCTTGTGTTCCTTCCTCTTTATTAGAGCTGCACTTTACGGTCGTAGACCCAGCTGAATGGAACCACAGGCCCCTGTTTCGCCCTTGCCTGCGCTCTTTCATCCAGCCGCCTGAATCTCGTTGCCAAAGTGCAAACATAGTCCTGCGACCGTCTTCCTTCACCGGACAGTCCAGTGAGATCTGCAACTTTCCACCTCTGGACCAAGAACTCAAGGATGTCGGCGTAGTCTTTCGCCGTGTAGACCCCAAGCCGCTGCGCGACCGAGCTGAAGTGCTCGAATAGGTTGTTGTCCTCACCATCGTACATGAGATGGGCAGGCATCGAGATCTTCTTCCTCATCATGTCAGCAAATGCAAGCACCGTGTAGTCAGGATCTATTTCAAAAAGCTTCTCAACTATCTTGGTGTAAGCTGTCTCATGGCGCTTCTCATCAGCTGCTATTGTACCACATATCTGGGCCAGTTTAAGGTCCCCAAATTGCTTGGCATGCCTAGCAGTATTGCCATGGGATATGAAAGTAGCTCTCTCTTGGAATGATGTGTAAAGGAAACCCATGTAGGGATTGTTCTCAGTTCCTGGATCCTGTATTGACATGGGATACACTAAGAATTAATGGCAACATTCAATCCAAAAACAATTGCATGTTACAATTTACAAGTAGCTGCACTACCGCAGCACAAGAATATAGGTTGCCCTGCTACAATGAAGCACTATCTACAGACAGCACAAAGTAAATGGTAGTTTGTCGATTGAACACCATACGCTTTTGTTACATGTTGGTTTTGGGAATATTGGTGATTTTGTTTTGAGATTAGCAAAGTTAATGATCATACACTGAACCTTAAAAGATAGATAATAGTTCTTACCATTCCAGAACCAATAAGGTACTGTATAGTCTTCTCAATTTGTCTCATGTCAACCCGTCCGGAAAGGTACATGTACTTGTTCAGAAGATCACCATGCCTGTTTTCTTCAGCAGTCCATGCTCTTGTCCAAACAGCCCAGGCAGTTGGGCTTGCGCCAGTTTCATCTCGGACACCATCAAGGGTGTTGAGCATTGTTTGGTACGTAGGAAGGGCTTCCTCAGTAACCATGTCACCAACTAGGCAAACAAAGTAGTCATCAGGGATTTCCTTTGCCCGCTCCCTCAGTTCTTTTACTTCATCATAAAATCCCTCGGAAGAAGGGTCTGGTAGGAAGTCCTGTGGCTGCCATGACTTCTCAACTGGCTTCAGAAGGTTCAATAGGTTGTCCCTAGCCCAAGATTGAAGTGAATCAAAGATCTCCTGCTTTTGTGCTGGTAGCGAATGCATGACTTGGAGATGCACCTCACGTGGGGGAGCATAGGGCTTTTTGGCAGTTTTGACCCTAGGAAAGGTAACATAATGACTTAGTACAATCCAGAAGGAGCACTGCACAGTACATATGGATGTACAGTACTTGTTAAGGTGAATGGATGCAACTCATATTAATCTATCTACCATAATATCTCTATTCCGGAAATTTCCAGGCTTCTGTGAAACTAGAGTGGCCAAGGAAACACAATGAGCCTATCCCTTTAGGCCATGGTGAAGAAAGGCTTCTGATGTTTGCATAGAAACTTTTAACACAAAACAGTGTTTACCAAACATGCTACTACCATATATCAAAAACATGTAAGGTTCCGGTGAAGTTAGATTAAGTAGTTTGAGGTGCCACAACTGCATCTACATACATAAACAGGGCAGAA is a window encoding:
- the LOC123045284 gene encoding stearoyl-[acyl-carrier-protein] 9-desaturase 5, chloroplastic, coding for MAFRACLPSHKASPSPSVAQRRASNGAPPVVAMASTMNEVKTAKKPYAPPREVHLQVMHSLPAQKQEIFDSLQSWARDNLLNLLKPVEKSWQPQDFLPDPSSEGFYDEVKELRERAKEIPDDYFVCLVGDMVTEEALPTYQTMLNTLDGVRDETGASPTAWAVWTRAWTAEENRHGDLLNKYMYLSGRVDMRQIEKTIQYLIGSGMDPGTENNPYMGFLYTSFQERATFISHGNTARHAKQFGDLKLAQICGTIAADEKRHETAYTKIVEKLFEIDPDYTVLAFADMMRKKISMPAHLMYDGEDNNLFEHFSSVAQRLGVYTAKDYADILEFLVQRWKVADLTGLSGEGRRSQDYVCTLATRFRRLDERAQARAKQGPVVPFSWVYDRKVQL